DNA sequence from the Nicotiana tomentosiformis chromosome 3, ASM39032v3, whole genome shotgun sequence genome:
tcgtccgcaactcacccgagcccctcgggaccctgtctgaatatactaacaagtcccataacataacacggacctactcgaggcctcaaatcacacataacaacatcgaaacgatgaatgacacctcaaatcaaacttaaatgaactttgaactttcaacttccaaatctcgcgctgaaacatatcaaatcaaactcgaatgaactcaaattttgcacacaagtcccaaatgaaataagaagctattcaaattcccgaaaccacaatccggATCCGATATCCaccaaagtcaactttcggtcaaacttatgaatttttcaaaccctcaaattttcaattttcgccaatttGTGTCGAAactttctagaaacatccaaatgtaaatacgggcatacacccgagtccaaaatcaccatccggaccaaATGGATCCATCAAACTCCATTCCGGGatgaaattcacaaaagtcaaacttgatcaactcttccaacttaaagcttcaacaatgaaattcattctttcaattcgattccgaataacctgaaaaccaaaccgacgattcacataagtcataatacatcatacagagctactcatgccgtaaactaccgagcgaagtgcaactgctcaaaatgactgatcgggtcgttacaattaattACTGTTGCAATAGAGTTGATGGAATGCCTAGATTTTGTTTTGTCTAATAATATGTTTATGATAAGGGAGCCGACGCGGTTGTTTTAGGTGAACTTTTTAATTTCCAATTCAACAACTTAAAAAAGACTAGAATCCAGAACCCATAAGTTTTCAATGCACGTTCCGCCTCTGTTCATGACCAAACCACGTCTTGCAATTTGCATGTTTCACAGCCTTCTTGAAGTGAACGTACCATCTATAGAATGTTATCATGACGTACTGTTATATGGTTCCAGCTTCCAATTGCAAAAACATTCCAATTCAAATAATTGCAGACTTTCAAGTGGTTTTTTATCTTTCAACCATAAACTCACAACTATGTTTGATATCCATATTTTTAATACATAAAGATACTGTAATTTGCTCTATTAGTGTATCTTTTCCTTTCTTCTAATGTTATCTCTCAAATTTCCTTTAGAGGGTTCTTACCTGTTTAATTTTGACATCTTTTATCTGCAGTAACTGCATTAGACATTGTGTACAAGGATACTCCTCTGTTCAAGGATCTAACTGGAAGAGAATACAAATGGGAAACTGTAGTTTTCATGCTGAAAAGAATACAAATGACTGAATGATTTCGAAATATGCATATTGCTTTTAGTTTGATAAGTGATTTTTTTACAGCTGGAGCCCGTGAGTCTAGTTCTCACCCAACTCTATGCTTAGCTATTCATTTTTTCTGTAGGAGATTGATGAAGGAAAGGCATAGATTTTGCTACAGCAAAAGGATTTGAATATTTGGCTTCACTAATGAAAGGTTAAGAGGAAAATTTCCTGTTCTTTGATGTGATAAATCATAAATAGAAGCTGAACTTTTCTAGGCTACTTCGAGGGAATATGTCACCAATACTTCTAGAATATTTGTCCATAGATGTTATTGGGCAGTCATTGGTATAGACATAACGATATGCTAGTATTAAACTGGCATATGAGCATAAAGATCTGCTATAAAATCGGCATATGATTCTGGAAATAAGGTGAGGGGAATAACTAGTTTAAAAATGAGTGGACAAACTAATCTGTAATAGAACAACATTTCTGTTACAATAAGTGTACCTAAAGCACATACTTGCTACATATCATGTCTactgtatgcaaaattctcagtCCTACTTCATCATTTTTCCTAAGTTGTAGTACTTCTTGTTGAGATTATAGCGTCTTAAATCTGAAGATTTCTTTGTTGGAACAGTAAACTACATGCATTTGTCTGAGCTAAACTTTTAGTCAAATAATACAGAAACGGTTAGAGCCAGAGTAATGCACCCCAAGAAGTAAGCACTGTGATCATCAAACTCTCCTTCGCATTGAAGTTTACAGCAAAAGCAGAGCTATTGTGAAAGCCAAATCCCAAAATGCTGGTTGTCTTAGGTGCTACTGTCTGCATCGGCGAAGCTGAAATTCAAGACAAGAAAGGCAAAAACATTAGACAGATGTATAGAAACATCGATTATTAAAACTGTGGAGAATGTAGATTTCTACATGCTAGTTTTACAGTCTATAAAAACTTCATACCAGCAACAGTTGAATTGTTTTTTGTCCCAAAGGAAACTTGAGGTGTTGGTGCATTAGGAGCCAATCCTTCAGAAACTGACAgtatgaaaaatgggacgaattaATAATGCATTGTAACTTTAAAGAAGGGATAATTTTTCCCTAACATTGATCTCTATTGTTATATACCTGAACAGGTAGATCTGTCAACATGCATGTTACAAAGAAGTGGCAACTGAAGAGCTAATGTGGTGTTGATAGGAAGAGAGCTGAGGCTTGTTTGATTGAGCAACAGGCAAAGACAACCTGGTTGCTGGTTATAGAGTTGCCTGAGGTTACTGCAACACTGATCTACCGGTGATGGCGACGCGCCTTGCACGAATGGTCCACATGGAACCAATTGTAACAGGAGTGGCCCACACGACGACACGGTGGGGCCTGTAGGTAAGTTGCCAAAAGTTTGTGAAAAGGTGGTACGTACAAGAACAAAAAGAAGTGAAAAAATAAGAACAGTAGTAGTAGGATAAGCAGGTAGGAAATTGGAAAAAGCCATATTGTTGTTAACTCTTTAGTATTCTTTTTTCTTTAATGAAGAAATTAGGATAAGGAACTGAACTTGGTTTTTTTACTGTATGGACTCTTATATGTAGAAAGTGAAGTGAATAAATTTAGTGTGAGCCGCAGCATGCATTGAGTGTGGAACTATCATACATTTCACACACATCTTATTCTTCATCTCTTCCCAGTCAAAGAACCGATTGTTATGATAAAGATGCTCCACGCTTTTATCATTAAAAAAAATGAGTCAttattttacttattattatCTTAATTGAGAAAAAAAAGACAGCTTGAAGATGAAGGACAATATTCACACAAATTGTTCATTGTTGTAAAGGTACAAAGAGGATAAAGACTACTCTCTTTTAACATCAAATTGAGAAACCATCATTAAGCGTCTGTTAGTGGCATCTATATATCTTTAGTACACACTGTCTTCTCATAATTAGGCGCAATTGGGGTCagtcattattgaaaaagagTGGGCGATACATAGCACCTCAGGATAACAGAACAAGTATTGATTATTACAATAAAGATAATCAAATTCCCTCCTAATTAACGTCATGTATAACCTTGGTTCTATCTGTAAAGCAAGGAACTACTTTTTTTTTGGAACTAAAGATTTGAGTTGAGTTTCAATTAATTGACCATTAGAAGTAAACAGGTTCAAAGAAAATGATGTAGAATGGGTTAGTTTTCAATTTTCACCGGCAAAACTATCCTAGTTAGTTTTATGTTCCCAATCCAGCCTCTAGAGCAAGTAAATTTTACCGCAAGGTGCTGATGtgtaaattttttttatataaacaaGTACATCGCATAAAAATATACGAGGAActgttaaatatttttattttttaaaaaaaaaaattaaaaagccaGCTCTCTGCCTGTTATTTAAGGGTTTAAATGAGTTTCTTTCAAGGGCAAATTACAATAAAAGAAAGAAGCCTTTGCAGAAAGTATTGTATTGGTACTTCTGCCGTATCTTTGTTGTATGATTCATCGATTCGGATAAAGCTGTTATTCCAATAAGAAGATCAAATAGATGGAAAATTCGCAAGTTGTATTCAGTTGTAGTGAGAGCATGCAAGTCTTTGAGTTGGGAAGTTGCAAAAGAGATACCTTTTAAAAAAGCTATGAAACTGTATGACTTGTCTCTTTAAATAAATGCCTTTACTATGCATACATTTGCGTCTGCTTAAACACATGGTTTTCTACTTGTAAAAGGCTGGTATTAACTTGTTTAAGGTAATCATCTTGCTATCCGTCGGTAAAAACACCTTCGCCCACGACCGTTAGGTACTAGATTCGAATCACGCTGGGAAAGTATGAAAACACTATAGATTCTCCTAATTTGTGAGGgatttagaagaagaaaaaaagagagaaaaggaGGTTACCCTCGGTTCACGCGCAAATCAACAAAGTAAATGATGTTGAAGGGAAGTCGATTCACAATGGTGAAATTATGATGGTTGAACCTTTTATAAACCAGCATTTATATTTTGTTCCCGTTAAAAAGTATTTTGGGAAATAATCTCTTGCCAGTATTTTAAAGCACACCGGTTAGAATGTTTCTAAGACTCAAAGAATTCTGAAGCACCAAAAATTCAGACGAGCAGAAATCCGTCAGGATTTGTGGTAGAATGATGACGATCACCAAAATTACTGCCAAGTAAAATCGTGCCCATCGTATTTTATACTTTTGACATAGGGTTTTTCCCCCAAAACTTCTGTTAGCGGGGTCAAAAAATCAATAGCGGCACAGAAATATCATATATGTCACTAGCCAATTTTCGAATGTTAGAATCCAAccatttgaaaaaaataaaattatttcagAAAGATTTATAACCCTTGTGCATATTATATCGATCATAAATATGCATCTCAGATTTAGTATTTTCCGTCGTAGCTTTGTTTTTTGTGACATATAGACAAAGTTATGTTTTTGTAATAGCTAAGTTTCCGTTAGAAAAATTAAGTTTTTGATTTTGGTGTAATAAACAAAATATTGTGAAACAAATCCGTTGGTTGGTTTGACTGAATTTTATAATTACAGCTGCTTGCTTTTCCCATATTGTTCTTGGACAAAGAAAATCGGGGGATTTTAATTTTTAAgacacttcaaaaattttaagACAAAAGTATTATAAATGGGGCAGAAGGGATACTTTTGTGATTAGTGTTAATGACATAATTTTTAAAAACCTCAAAGTTTTCTTATTTACAAAAAAAGTCCCCTTCCTCCTCCACCCCCTATTCCTCCTCCTACTCCTCCCCTCCTCCACCTCCTCCCGccactcctcctcctcctcccctTGTTCTTCCATCTCGCAACGCTCCTCTCTATCCTCCCCTTACTCCTCCATCTCGTAACGCTCCTCTCTATCCTCCCCTTACTCCTAATCCTCAAACATTTAGGAAGATATTTCAAATATCTAGAgaaatatttcaaatatttacTGAGATGTTTCAAAACATCTGTGGAGATATTTGAAATATATGTGGAAAAAAGATCAAGCATAAAAAAGAAAGAAGCACAAGAAATATTCCGagagatgtttcaaacatcccGGGAGGTGTTTGAAACATCCCGGGAGGTGTTTGAAACATCCCGCGGGATGTTTTGCATAATACTCATTTATGGGAATGTCTCAAAATATCTCGAAAGTATTTTGCAGAATACTCTCTTtgtaaaatttcatatttttctctttttctcgtATATTTTAAACcactagaagaaaagaaaagaagaagaagatgacatAGACGAACCACCACCAGCAATAACGAAAgttgaagagaaagaagaaagtaaggaagaagaatgagagaatgaggaagagaaagaagaaagaatgaaGAACGAGAAGAAGAAGTAAAGAGGAGAAAGAAGAGGgaaatgaaaatttgaaataaTTTGAATGTGTATGGtttttaaaaaatttgaaaattttaatatttacccACAACTTTTGTTATTTTTAATCTGACCCCCGAACCCCTTTAATTACATATTTTTTGTTAAACAAAAAATGTGTCCTAAATTGTTACACAAAacttcaaaagtcttttttatCTCATTCTTCCGCTTTTAAGTTATCGAGTGACGATTGCTCCATCTCTTAAGAAAGGACGCGAGAGGTCTATCTTATAATAAAGGGGGTACTCTCTTCTCTGGTGTGTGTTATATTATTGTGTACTTTTCTTTAAGGAGTGATCCGGAATTAAGCCATGTGTCGATACCCACCAAAAGAAAGGGGGCCTTTCGTAGGATTGGAGTACGAAGATAATTATTCGCTTGAAAAGAGAGAAGTACTATAAGAAAGTTGTAAGACAGAAATAAGTCGATTGCTACCATTCCAGAAATCAAGGTTAAGAAGTCTTTCCGTCTCCGTGGAGATCATAAGATCGTAAGACATTATCGCCTTCGCCGAACTGGACTATATTTTCGTCATTTTCGGAAAGTGAGGGAGAGGAGGACCCTTCTCATACCCGCCCTTACAGGAGCCTAACGGAGAAAAGGCTAGGCCCAATAGGGGAAGATTGCGGTAAAAGGATGTCTGTTTGTTGATGGCTAGCTCGTACACGCAAATATTGGACCTAGGTTTAGGCAAGTACCATTCAATCGATTCCTAATTCAATAGGGGAATCAAATATTTAACTATTTACGATGTCTCCCGCGGGGACGGAAATCAAAATCGGGCAGGATTCGCTCAATCAAAGACAGTTCAATTCGATCTTAGCCGATCTAAGTCACGTGCTGAGCAAAGAGGTATATATCACACTCATTCACAAGCACAAGGTGCGGCATCCGCCTGAACGGGGAGATAACCTTTCACTATCTAGGCGCCCTCGAAGGAGGGGTCCTACGGACTTCTTCCCCGAAGGTCAAGCCGTAGTTCCTGTCTCTGGGAGAAGTGGAAGGAGTTAGGAGGATGGAGCGCCCTTTGCCTTAAGAAATAAGCGGTGCTTTGGTTCAGATCACTGCTTACTTACTTGACTTGCCCCTTTTTTTTAAACAAAGAGGAAGTCGTGCAAGCAAGCGAAGTGGAATCTATTAGAATAGAAAATAGTGCAACTCGATCAATATAAAAATAAAGCCATCGGAAGATTAGGCCCATCACTTCTTCTTAACTTCGATGATTTGCCTGCAGGAGGATCATCAAAGGTTGGAGAAAGAGACTAACACTATGTTTGGATCATTGTTACCCATCGTTTTAtaatatattgtattgtattgtattgtatcattTTATGGGTACAATATTTGAATAGATCGTATCGTTTGCTGTTGTTAAATAACATTTTTGTTATTTGGTTTGACTGTATCGTCGTACTATACTGTAACTGATAAGTTCACTAAAATACCCCCGATtgtttaaataaaatttatcaagaattatacataaaaataatttaagaaaatatctttCTACTAAATTATCATTAATTACGTAGCTTGGAAACAAGagcaaaaaccaaaaaaatagaGGGGGGTTAACTAATATTagcaataacaaaaaaaaaattaaaacgatGGAAAGAGACAAAGAATCGAACGGAGAATTGGATAAAAATAACGGGGCAAGCCAACTttagaaaaaatagaaaaagacaaAGTAGGTCAATAGGTTGGAGATTtggagttaaaataaaaaaaattaaatgataaaatagagGGGGGTTAACTAATATTagcaataacaaaaaaaaaattaaaacgatGGAAAGAGACAAAGAATCGAACGGAGAATTGGATAAAAATAACGGGGCAAGCCAACTTtagaaaaaatagaagaagaCAAAGTAGGTCAATAGGTTGGAGATTtggagttaaaataaaaaaaattaaatgataaaatagaaTTATGGAGTAATAAGTAAGGGCATAATTGAAAAGGAAAATAAGAAACGATCTCACCACACCAAATTGGTTGTTTCATAAAATGGGGCTTTTGGTTGTTCCGAAACAATGCATTTAACAATAcgatataattaattttttaaataaataatcaaaacaaacattgctttgggataacaatacaatacgatacaatgggtaacaaccatccaaacaagctgtaaagtAGGTCGGTATTGACCATATAATAAAAGCAAATCTTGGTCCATGGAGTCCCAAGAAAGTAAGAACCCCAACCTGTCCGATGCTTCTTCGGACAGAAGAAATTGATCGTCAACGTCTTTGGTTCCTCCGCCCGCCGCCTTCGGTCAACTCAAACAACAGGCCAAGAAAGTCTCTATTCAAGAAAGTTTCAAGAGAAACTTGAAGTATGAGGTGGATTACACCAGTCTAAGATACTCCAATACTTACAAAGTTCagataatgcaaaaatatcaagAATAGAATAGATTCACTCGTTCCAAGTAAGTTTTTGTGCTACCTTGCTAAAAGCTAGGGAAATACTTAGAAGGTAACCAAACGTAGATTCTTTTGAGAAGAAAGGTAAAGTGCGGAGGGGAAGAGTTTCAACTGTAGAATATGAATAATTAGACACCAAAAGGAGATGCCTTTAATATCAAACATATATAGGTCTTTTTAGAACAAGAAAGTGATGCTTTTCCCACGAGGTCAAGAATAATGAAGATATTAACTACCTCATGTGCAAATGCTCGTTAGGCAGGAATCAGATTCCAATTAATCAACAAGACTTGAAAAGGAAATGAAACAATACATAATCTTTCCAAATCTTGGTACTCCATCATCTCCTTCTGAACTCCGAAACAGAACACTTTCCTTCTTCATGACTCAGAAGGTAACTATTCTTTTCCTAATTGTGACACACCAGGATTCTAGATAGGAGGTTCTTAGTACTGATTTCATTGtacttttttaaaattattgtttcagaatttaatatttgtgaaaattttagtaatttttcacatatatatttatGTTCAGTGTCCAAAATATAAAGTTTCAGTTGAACCTGTTGCACAAAGGTCGCATACCCCTCCTGCccttgatttatttatttattatatttgcattaTTTTAATTGCAAGTTTTCACTGCCTAATGAATGTTCAAGCATGCAGTTGTTTTGCATGGTGATGAGGATTAACATAGACTGCAAAGGATGTTACATGAAAGTAAGCCGGGCACTTCTCACAATACCAGGTAAATTATGCTTCTTAATCAGATTGTTAAAAGCTGTTACTTAATCTTAATTTGATCAAATTTATAAGAAAGATTCTGAATTGACTTGACTGTTATATATTGGGGATTGATGTAGAGCTGGAGACAAGATTCATAGAGAAAAATCATAGCAGAGTAATTGTTTGTGGGAATTTTGTACCACAAGACGTAGCCATCAAAATAAGGAAGAAGACAAATCGGAGAGTTGAAATATTGGAGATACAAGATTTAAGTGGCAGTGATGaaaaacaagaagaacaaatgccttTAGTAAGCTCATGCTAATCAGAACATAATTTTGTACCACCTAATTGTAATCACTTTTTGTTTATTTCTGTTAATTAATGCCTAGTCCCACTGGCTTTAGATCTTCTCATTTTGTCTAATGATTGATTTATTGTGGATTTAAGTTTGTATATATTGATAATGCATTTGATTCTTATAATACCAGTGTACTTTAACTTGTTATAACagacatttattttattttatatattgtcGAGTTATGTTATGTCATAGAGTTGTTATATGTCATCTTAATCCGATAATACAAAAAGTTATACACTATTAATATATAGATGTTAAACTCATTCATTATAGGTGCAATTGCTGGACTTAATTCTAACAAGCTCAAATTTGGCTACTCAAAACAGTGAATTTACTTCTATTTGACAGTTTCTCTACTTCAACATGTTTAAATGTATGAGTTACCAAGTACAATGTAATGTGGGTGTATCTTCATATGAAGTATAAGGGGTAGTACTTGATCACATTACTTgcatatttttttcgaaattgaAAGTACtagaaaaaaacaaaacaaattcAACTAAATTACAATGCTCTTGTCAAAGTCAATGTGCTTCTTCGTTTCATTAGGACTTAGGAGTGTTGTCAAAGTTTTTGGCGTTTTGCACGTCATCAAGTTCCCTTGTGGGATTAAAGGTGATCTATCTATTTTTTCCCCCATatatgaaaaatgaaattttcaataatACGAAAGAAGTAAAATTTGGGCCTTTCATATGCTTCAATTAGAATATACTCATATAAAGAGCTTTCAAATGTTATAAGTATTATACAAGAATCAatcataataaaatacaacaacccagtgaaatctcacaagtggggtttggggagggtagtgatTATGCAGACCTTACATCTACCCTGCAGAAGTAGAGAAGTTGTTTTTGAAAGAccttcggctcaagaagacgCATAGAGACAATAAATTACATAAATCAGTACCATCAACAAAAAACACAGAAATAATAACAGGAACATAAGGACtagaaaatagatgaaaaacaTTAACAATAATAAGTAAATAAGGTCTGGTACTATAAAAAACGGAAGAATAGTATGAAGACAACATTAACCACTAGCAGTTTAAGACAAAACCTTATCAGACTAGTCTCACACCCGGAACGATGTAGAAAAatgctcaactacctcctaacctacaaccctaatgctcaaCATCCGCACCTTCTTATCAAtggccatgtcctcgaaaatctgaagccacaccatgtcctgcctaatcacctctccccaataatTCTTAGGCCACCCATACCTCTTCTCGTACCAgccaaagccaaccgctcacaTCTCCTTACCGGGGCTTCTGGActtctcctccgcacgtgcccgaaccatctgagtcTCGCTTCCCGTATCTTATTATCCATAGGAGCCACGctcaccttctcccgaatatcttcattcctaatcttatccatcctagtgtgcccacacatccacctcaacatcctcatttctgctactttcatcttctggatatgtgagttcttaaatggacaacactctgccccatacaacatggttGGTCTAACtaccgctctataaaacttatCTTTGAGCATTagtggcactttcttgtcacacaggactccagatgctaacctccatttcgTCCACcttaccccaatacggtgtgcgACATCCTCGTCGATTCCCCCATCCCTCTGGATAACTGACCCAGGGTACTTGAAACcgcctctcttggggatgacctgTGACCCAAGCCTTACGTTCATGTCTGCTTCACTCGACTCGGCGCTGAACTTGTACTCCATGTATTCTAtcttcgtcctgctcaacttgaaacccttagactcaaaggtccgtctccaaacctccagcctctcgttaacaccgcatcgcgtctcatcaatcagaactatgtcatcagcgAATAGCATAAACCATGGCACCTCTCCTTGAATATGGTGCGTTAGTGCATTCATCACCAAGGTAAATATGAACGGgctgagcgcagatccttggtgcaaccccataacaaccggaaaatgctcagagtcccCTCCCAGAGTCCTAACCTaagtctttactccatcatacatgtccttaatcgccctgATGTAAGCGACCGACACACTTTTTGCCTCCAGGAATCTTCAAAGGACCTCCCTAGGCATCTTGTCATACACTTTCTCCAGGTCAATAAATACAATGTGCATATCCTTCTTCCTATCCATGTACTGTTtcaccaacctcctaataaggtggataGCTTTTGTAGTTGAACGACCCGACATGAACCCGAACTAGTTATCGGATATAGACATCATCCTTCTCACCCTcacttccaccaccctctcccaaactttcatggtatgacttagtaacttTATACTCCTATAAGTTATTGCAACTctagatatcacctttgttcttgtacaacggtACCACTGTATTCCATCTCCACTCGTTCAGCATCTTCTTCGTcctgaaaataatattaaacagccCGGTTAGTCACTCTAAGCCTGTTCTACCCACACATTTCCAAAATTCTATCGGAATTTCGTCTGGCCTGATTGATGTGCCcttgctcatcttacgcatagccccacgacctcct
Encoded proteins:
- the LOC104108816 gene encoding non-specific lipid transfer protein GPI-anchored 10 — its product is MAFSNFLPAYPTTTVLIFSLLFVLVRTTFSQTFGNLPTGPTVSSCGPLLLQLVPCGPFVQGASPSPVDQCCSNLRQLYNQQPGCLCLLLNQTSLSSLPINTTLALQLPLLCNMHVDRSTCSVSEGLAPNAPTPQVSFGTKNNSTVAASPMQTVAPKTTSILGFGFHNSSAFAVNFNAKESLMITVLTSWGALLWL